In a genomic window of Thalassotalea piscium:
- a CDS encoding fused MFS/spermidine synthase — protein sequence MGIELLGGRILAPFFGSSVHIWGSIITVFMLSLSLGYLIGGKLSTKAASLSRYGLIFLIAGIAVLPIALWSTPIMEAIFIQVEDSRYGSFAASMALFFIPTIILGMISPYSVRLLVTDKEKSGQVAGVLYFVSTLGSAIGTIITSFYFVLLFEVNNIIYTFSTILMLLGIAAVIYHRLFIIPSHTLPEALHE from the coding sequence ATGGGTATAGAGCTTTTAGGGGGTAGAATATTAGCGCCATTTTTTGGCAGCAGCGTTCATATTTGGGGCAGTATTATTACCGTATTTATGCTCAGTTTATCGCTAGGCTACCTAATTGGCGGAAAGCTCTCAACTAAAGCAGCATCGCTATCTCGTTACGGGTTAATCTTTTTAATTGCTGGTATTGCAGTGTTGCCAATTGCCTTATGGTCTACACCGATAATGGAGGCTATATTCATACAGGTAGAAGACAGCCGCTATGGCTCGTTTGCTGCTTCAATGGCACTCTTTTTTATACCAACAATAATTTTAGGGATGATCTCCCCTTATTCCGTTAGATTATTAGTTACAGACAAAGAAAAAAGTGGTCAAGTTGCTGGGGTACTTTATTTTGTCTCAACGCTCGGTAGTGCTATTGGCACAATTATTACGTCGTTTTACTTTGTTTTATTATTTGAAGTGAATAATATTATTTATACATTCAGCACCATTCTAATGTTACTAGGCATAGCTGCTGTTATTTATCATCGTTTGTTTATTATACCTAGCCACACATTACCGGAAGCACTCCATGAATAA
- the rluF gene encoding 23S rRNA pseudouridine(2604) synthase RluF produces the protein MSQTEKRLNKYISESGFCSRRAADKLIEDNRVTINGKTPELGTKVQAGDVVRVDGNIIGAMPSNKSDRVYIAYNKPIGITCTTERHVKGNIIDAIKHKERIFPIGRLDKPSEGLIFLTSDGDIVNKILRAENAHDKEYVVTVDKPISERFLERMSRGVPILGTITKPCVTKFQSKFVFRIILTQGLNRQIRRMCEYLGYEVTKLKRTRIMNVELTNLKIGQWRNLSEAEMAEINAAVGVSSQTPENANPQPQEQVKKPALKRIINKKASPATLSLRNKGK, from the coding sequence GTGAGTCAAACTGAAAAGCGATTAAATAAATATATTAGTGAATCTGGGTTTTGTTCTCGTCGAGCAGCTGATAAATTAATTGAGGATAATCGTGTAACTATTAATGGCAAAACGCCAGAGTTAGGCACAAAGGTGCAAGCAGGTGATGTTGTACGTGTTGATGGTAACATTATAGGTGCAATGCCAAGTAATAAATCAGATCGCGTTTATATAGCCTATAACAAACCAATTGGTATTACTTGTACTACAGAACGTCATGTAAAAGGTAATATTATTGATGCAATTAAACACAAAGAGCGAATCTTTCCTATCGGCCGCTTAGATAAGCCTTCAGAAGGGTTGATATTTCTTACTAGCGATGGTGATATCGTTAATAAAATACTCCGCGCAGAAAACGCTCACGATAAAGAATATGTTGTTACCGTTGATAAACCTATTAGTGAGCGGTTTTTAGAGAGAATGTCGAGAGGTGTACCTATTCTAGGAACGATCACTAAGCCTTGTGTAACTAAATTTCAGAGTAAGTTTGTATTCCGTATTATTCTTACTCAAGGGCTGAATCGTCAAATTCGCAGAATGTGTGAATATTTAGGTTATGAGGTAACTAAGTTAAAACGCACGCGTATTATGAATGTTGAACTTACTAATTTAAAAATAGGTCAGTGGCGTAATCTTAGTGAGGCTGAAATGGCAGAAATTAATGCTGCAGTGGGAGTTTCTAGCCAAACACCTGAGAATGCAAACCCTCAACCTCAAGAGCAGGTTAAGAAGCCAGCTTTAAAGAGGATAATTAATAAAAAAGCATCCCCAGCTACGTTATCATTGAGAAATAAAGGTAAGTAA
- a CDS encoding spermidine synthase gives MNKFAVLIFALIYPLSLLSAAEVIHQERSMYRNILVEDSDNVRCLKFNEQTNETHQSCLYKNDPQRLVFNYTKLLFSGLLVLDKAPERVLIIGLGGGTMSNSIHQLYPNAIIENIEIDPAVLKVARQYFGFIENERISSKVADGRIYIKRAAIKNQQYDWIILDAFNGDYIPEHLLSQEFLKECKDLLTSGGILTSNTFSVSKLYDHESATYKSVFGDFFNVRNGKNSNRVILTSNQPLPNGKVIANRAKALASRLEPFGVDLIKMTSAITSTKDEQDWPESTKVLTDQFSPANLLNQ, from the coding sequence ATGAATAAGTTCGCTGTTTTAATATTTGCGTTAATCTACCCATTATCATTGTTGTCCGCTGCAGAAGTTATTCATCAAGAACGATCTATGTATCGTAATATTTTAGTAGAAGACTCAGACAATGTGCGTTGCCTTAAGTTTAATGAGCAAACAAATGAAACACACCAGAGTTGTTTATACAAAAACGATCCGCAACGCCTAGTATTTAACTACACTAAGCTGTTATTTTCTGGGCTACTTGTACTCGACAAAGCGCCAGAGCGCGTCTTAATTATAGGTTTAGGTGGTGGCACTATGTCAAACAGCATTCACCAACTTTATCCAAACGCCATTATAGAAAATATTGAAATTGACCCTGCGGTGCTAAAAGTTGCTCGTCAGTATTTTGGATTTATTGAAAATGAACGTATCAGTAGCAAGGTAGCTGACGGGCGAATATATATAAAGCGCGCTGCAATAAAAAACCAACAATATGACTGGATTATTCTTGATGCCTTTAACGGCGACTATATTCCAGAGCACTTATTATCCCAAGAGTTTCTAAAGGAATGTAAGGACTTGCTTACTAGCGGAGGTATTTTAACATCAAATACTTTTTCCGTAAGCAAGCTATATGATCATGAGTCGGCAACGTATAAATCAGTATTTGGCGACTTCTTTAATGTAAGAAATGGTAAAAATAGCAATCGCGTTATTTTAACTTCAAATCAACCCTTGCCTAATGGCAAAGTAATCGCTAACAGAGCCAAAGCGTTAGCAAGCCGACTTGAACCTTTTGGTGTTGACCTTATTAAGATGACCTCTGCCATTACCTCAACAAAAGATGAGCAAGACTGGCCTGAAAGCACCAAGGTATTAACAGATCAGTTTTCACCTGCTAACCTACTTAACCAATAG
- a CDS encoding amidohydrolase family protein: MFSTTRTKASIALSLVLTLACSSSALARSDNSKPDKEKATEWSVNDPQGVFTKASIDVTQGTWMNIDVSPDGKTLVFDLLGDIYTLPISGGEATPLMTDIAWQMQPRFSPDGKHIAFTSDEDGGDNLWIMKADGSEGRAVTNESFRLLNSPAWSPDGNYLVGRKHFSSSRSLGAGEVWMYHKTGGSGVKLTKRPNDQKDLGEPAFSADGKYVYFSQDATPGKTFHYSKDSVQGIYKIKRMELETGEINTIISGKGGAIRPTPSPDGKTLAFISRDDFESNLYLYDLESGKQTLVHQGLERDMQETWAIHGVYPTIAWTPDNKALVFWAGGKIHRLDIKSKKASVIPFHVKTEKKIQQALRFKQNLDQTSFDLKMLRDIEVSPNGKQVIFEALGHIYIQDLKSSKPKRLTKQSDHFEFNPSFSRDGKKIVYVSWNDKALGTVRVISARGGKSRTITDEKGKYIEPSFSPDGKQVVYRKVRGGSILNPEWGLNSGVYVVDSKGGKANLVTDYGLQPHFGNRSDRIYFTRNGAIPHFMRVDLDGQHEKKLYQGKFATEYKVSPDGKFLAFAERFNVFVTPLVERGEVIDIGPSAKNLPVEKLSVRAGESINWNGASNEIYWSLGNELYQAKIDQLFSLNDKADTTEEATSVKTTQLGFTQKADIPSGTVAFVGGKVVTMNGESVFDNGVVIVENNKIVSVGARDDIQLPKAAKVIDISGKSIIPGLVDAHAHGSQGSNEIIPQQNWKNYAGLTFGVTTVHDPSNDTTEFFAASEMQKAGKIVAPRLFSTGAILYGATAAGLTSHVDKLDDAKFHIERLQKAGAFSVKSYNQPRRNQRQQFVQAAREAKMMVVPEGGSLLQHNLSMIVDGHTTLEHSIPSVKVYDDIKQLWSQSTMAYTPTLVVAYGGIWGENYWYDKTEVWRHPRLSQYVPSEILDPRSMRRTTAPEHHYNHVNVATTAKALSDVGVKVNAGGHGQREGLAMHWEIWMMAQGGMSPLEALATATINPAQSLGLDDNIGSIEVGKLADLVVVDGDITEDIRVSDKVIYTMINGRLYDAETMNETGNYNNKRDKFYFEK; the protein is encoded by the coding sequence ATGGCAAATGCAGCCTCGTTTTAGTCCTGATGGAAAGCATATTGCATTTACTTCTGATGAAGATGGAGGCGATAATTTATGGATAATGAAGGCTGATGGCAGTGAAGGTAGGGCGGTAACTAATGAAAGCTTCCGCTTACTTAATAGCCCAGCGTGGTCACCTGATGGCAATTACTTGGTAGGACGCAAACATTTTTCAAGTAGCCGATCTTTAGGGGCTGGCGAAGTATGGATGTACCATAAAACTGGTGGTTCTGGGGTAAAATTAACTAAACGTCCAAACGATCAAAAAGACTTAGGCGAACCGGCCTTTTCAGCTGATGGCAAATATGTTTATTTCTCCCAAGATGCAACGCCAGGTAAAACATTTCATTACAGTAAAGATTCGGTGCAAGGCATTTATAAAATTAAGCGCATGGAGTTAGAGACAGGTGAAATAAACACTATTATTTCTGGCAAAGGTGGTGCCATTCGCCCTACACCGTCACCAGATGGTAAGACATTGGCATTTATTAGCCGCGATGACTTTGAATCAAACTTATATTTATATGATTTAGAAAGTGGTAAACAGACCTTAGTACATCAGGGTTTAGAGCGAGACATGCAAGAAACTTGGGCAATTCATGGCGTTTATCCAACTATTGCCTGGACACCTGATAACAAAGCACTGGTATTCTGGGCTGGCGGAAAAATTCACCGTTTAGATATTAAGTCTAAAAAGGCGAGTGTGATCCCATTTCACGTTAAAACTGAAAAGAAAATTCAACAAGCTTTACGCTTTAAGCAAAACTTAGATCAAACAAGCTTTGACTTGAAAATGTTGCGTGATATCGAAGTATCACCAAATGGTAAGCAAGTGATTTTTGAAGCGTTAGGACATATCTATATTCAAGATCTGAAGAGCAGTAAACCTAAACGTTTAACTAAGCAAAGTGATCATTTTGAGTTTAATCCTAGCTTTTCTCGTGACGGTAAAAAAATCGTTTATGTAAGCTGGAACGATAAAGCCTTAGGTACAGTGCGAGTAATTTCGGCACGAGGCGGTAAAAGTAGAACCATTACCGATGAAAAAGGAAAGTATATTGAGCCAAGCTTTTCACCTGATGGTAAGCAAGTTGTTTATCGAAAAGTACGTGGAGGTTCAATTTTAAACCCAGAATGGGGACTAAATAGCGGTGTTTACGTAGTTGATAGTAAAGGCGGTAAAGCTAACTTAGTAACAGACTACGGTTTGCAGCCTCATTTTGGTAATCGTTCAGATCGTATCTACTTTACACGCAATGGTGCAATACCTCATTTCATGCGAGTTGACCTTGACGGACAGCATGAGAAAAAGCTCTATCAAGGAAAGTTTGCTACTGAATATAAAGTATCACCAGATGGTAAGTTTCTAGCTTTTGCTGAACGTTTTAATGTTTTTGTTACACCTCTAGTTGAAAGAGGCGAAGTTATCGATATTGGTCCTAGTGCTAAAAACCTTCCGGTTGAAAAATTATCAGTTAGGGCGGGTGAAAGTATCAATTGGAATGGAGCTTCCAATGAAATTTATTGGAGTTTAGGCAATGAGTTGTATCAAGCTAAAATCGATCAATTGTTTAGCTTAAACGATAAAGCTGACACTACTGAAGAAGCAACATCTGTGAAGACGACTCAATTAGGTTTTACTCAAAAAGCAGATATTCCGTCAGGTACTGTTGCTTTTGTTGGTGGTAAAGTTGTTACTATGAATGGGGAAAGTGTTTTTGATAATGGTGTTGTTATTGTTGAAAACAATAAAATTGTCAGTGTTGGAGCACGTGATGACATTCAATTACCAAAAGCGGCGAAAGTGATAGATATTTCAGGTAAAAGTATAATACCTGGCTTAGTTGATGCGCATGCCCATGGCTCGCAAGGTAGTAATGAGATAATTCCACAACAAAATTGGAAAAACTATGCAGGGTTGACCTTTGGTGTAACCACAGTTCATGACCCATCAAACGACACCACAGAATTTTTTGCCGCGAGTGAAATGCAAAAGGCTGGTAAAATTGTGGCACCACGCTTATTTTCAACAGGTGCTATTTTATACGGTGCAACTGCGGCAGGCTTAACTTCGCACGTAGACAAACTTGACGATGCTAAATTTCATATTGAGCGCTTACAAAAAGCCGGTGCTTTTAGTGTGAAAAGCTATAACCAACCACGCAGAAATCAGCGTCAGCAATTTGTTCAAGCAGCGCGTGAAGCTAAAATGATGGTGGTTCCAGAAGGGGGCTCATTACTACAGCATAACTTATCAATGATAGTTGACGGTCATACAACGTTAGAGCATTCAATACCAAGTGTGAAAGTGTATGATGACATTAAGCAGTTGTGGTCACAGTCGACTATGGCTTACACGCCGACATTAGTTGTAGCTTATGGTGGTATTTGGGGAGAAAATTACTGGTATGATAAAACTGAAGTTTGGCGTCACCCGCGCTTGAGTCAATACGTACCAAGTGAGATCTTAGACCCACGCTCTATGCGAAGAACAACAGCTCCAGAGCATCATTATAATCATGTTAATGTAGCAACTACCGCTAAAGCATTAAGTGATGTAGGCGTTAAGGTGAATGCAGGCGGACATGGACAACGTGAAGGTTTAGCTATGCATTGGGAGATTTGGATGATGGCCCAAGGCGGTATGTCGCCTTTAGAAGCTTTGGCTACGGCAACGATAAACCCTGCTCAATCGCTAGGGCTTGATGATAATATTGGCTCTATAGAAGTGGGTAAATTAGCTGATTTAGTTGTTGTTGATGGTGATATTACCGAAGACATTCGAGTGAGTGATAAAGTGATTTATACCATGATAAATGGCCGACTCTATGATGCAGAAACCATGAATGAAACAGGTAACTATAACAATAAGCGTGATAAGTTTTATTTTGAAAAATAA